TCATCCACGCGGTCCTCACGGAGTCCGACGCCAGACCCTGAGACATCAATGGAACGTATATTCGAATACGGAGTACGCTGGAGGCATGTCCACGCACCTCCAGGGCTCGCTGTTCGACCAGACCGACGAGCTCCACCTCAGTCAGTTGAACGCGATGCGCCGGACGGTCCTGGGCGACGGGGCCTGGATCGACCTGTTGCCCGGATGGCTCAGCGGCGCCGACGCCCTGTTCGCACGGCTCGTCGACGAGGTGCCGTGGCGGGCGGAGCGGCGGCAGATGTACGAGCACGTCGTGGACGTACCGAGGCTGCTCGCGTCCTACCGGGCGGGCGACGCGCTGCCGCACCCGATCCTCGACGAGGCGCGACAGGCGCTGTCCGCGCACTACGCCCGCGAGCTGGGCGAACCGTTCACCACCGCGGGCCTGTGCTACTACCGGGACGGCCGCGACAGCGTGGCCTGGCACGGGGACCGGATCGGGCGGGGCGCACGGGAGGACACCATGGTCGCGATCCTCTCCGTGGGCGCTCCGCGCGACCTGTTGCTGCGCCCGCGCCGCGGCGGGGAGACCGTACGGCGCCCCCTCGGACACGGCGACCTGATCGTGATGGGCGGCTCCTGCCAGCGCACCTGGGAGCACGCCATTCCCAAGACGGCGCGGGCGGCGGGGCCGCGGATCAGCGTCCAGTTCCGCCCGGACGGCGTGAACTGAGACGGGGGCCGCTGTTCCGGTCCGGCGGCGTCCTTCGCCTCACGGCGTCAGGAGTGCCTGGACCGTGGGGCCGTACCGGTCGACGATGTCCTCGATCGCGGTCGCGCGCAGCCGGGTGCCGCGTGCGATCCCGTACATCGCGCCGAGCCCGAGCAGTGTGCCGACGGCGAGTTCGGCGCGCAGGTCCGCGTCGGGGCCGCTCAGCCGCAGGGCGAGGCGGTCGCTGACCTGGGTGCGGAAGTTGGCGCGCATGACGTCGCCCTGGTCGCCCTGGCGCGGGGCGAAGATGATCCGCAGGACGGGGTCGGCCCCGCGCTCGGTCTGGCCGACGAGCACCTGGCGGACCATGTGGGGGCCCAGTTGGTCCAGGGGCGC
This portion of the Streptomyces mirabilis genome encodes:
- a CDS encoding TetR family transcriptional regulator; amino-acid sequence: MSTVSTPPPGLSASPIAPPRRDAEATKAAILRAARHLMARHAHADITLKAIADRAGVSAPLILKYFGNKDALFGRVMSFETDAAALLDAPLDQLGPHMVRQVLVGQTERGADPVLRIIFAPRQGDQGDVMRANFRTQVSDRLALRLSGPDADLRAELAVGTLLGLGAMYGIARGTRLRATAIEDIVDRYGPTVQALLTP
- a CDS encoding alpha-ketoglutarate-dependent dioxygenase AlkB produces the protein MSTHLQGSLFDQTDELHLSQLNAMRRTVLGDGAWIDLLPGWLSGADALFARLVDEVPWRAERRQMYEHVVDVPRLLASYRAGDALPHPILDEARQALSAHYARELGEPFTTAGLCYYRDGRDSVAWHGDRIGRGAREDTMVAILSVGAPRDLLLRPRRGGETVRRPLGHGDLIVMGGSCQRTWEHAIPKTARAAGPRISVQFRPDGVN